GCCCCCGTTGGAGAGCGAGAGGGCGAGAACGGCGGCCGATTTGAGGCCGAAATAAAGGCCGTCCTTCGAGAGCGGATGGATGAACCCGGCCGCCTCGCCGATGGCGACCCACCGGGGGCCCATCAGATGGGTCTTGGACATGTCCCGGCTGACGGGGATCTGGGCGACCGTGCGCGGCAGGTCGGCGGGAAGCGGGGCGTCCAAGAGACGCTGGACGATGTTGTCGAGCCTCTCCAAGAGATTGCGGGCCTGGAGCCGGCGCCCGGTGGACCACAGACGGATGGTCGATCCCTTTCCGTTCGGCATGGCCCAGAAGCATCCCCTCATTTCCGGCAAGAACTTGATCACGCCGACGTTGCCGTTCTCGAAGGTCGCTCCGAGATCGAAACCCACCTCCATCGTCATCTCCGGCGAATGCCCGTTCAATCCCAGATGCTTTCTCGCGAACCCCGCCGCTCCGTCGGCCGCGACCAGAAAATCCGCCTTCTCCTCCCCGTTCTTGAGCTTGATCGTCCATCCCTCCCCGGTCGCCGCGAAACCCTCCACCTTCTGGGGATGGATCGTCACGCCGGCGCCCCTCGCCCTCCGTTCGAGAAATTCCGCCACGTCGTCCCGGAACGCGATCGGCAGGGGCGTCTGGAACGGAACGCGGATCTCGCGGTT
This bacterium DNA region includes the following protein-coding sequences:
- a CDS encoding NAD(P)/FAD-dependent oxidoreductase, whose product is MGQRIAILGTGPSALYAALLLSVKGYSVTVYDPKIAWEKPCGGAVAGPVLEEMPLFEDFSRFVEIEGLKLLSPKNREIRVPFQTPLPIAFRDDVAEFLERRARGAGVTIHPQKVEGFAATGEGWTIKLKNGEEKADFLVAADGAAGFARKHLGLNGHSPEMTMEVGFDLGATFENGNVGVIKFLPEMRGCFWAMPNGKGSTIRLWSTGRRLQARNLLERLDNIVQRLLDAPLPADLPRTVAQIPVSRDMSKTHLMGPRWVAIGEAAGFIHPLSKDGLYFGLKSAAVLALSLSNGG